The Cervus canadensis isolate Bull #8, Minnesota chromosome 24, ASM1932006v1, whole genome shotgun sequence nucleotide sequence ctccaggggatcttcctgacccagggattgaacctgcgtctcctgaattgcaggtgggtttttctttattttaccactgaaccactagggtaGCCCGAAAGAAACATGGCTTTACCTCTAAACCCTAAGGATCTGGCTACAGAGTTTCCTCTATCATTGTTTGCAATTAGAGCATCCTAATTTACCTGGCACTTTGAGCTGTTGATCTGTTTGGTCATCAGGATGAAAAGACTGAACTACTTACACTGCAGCCTGAATCAACTGGAGAGACCACTCTTACTTTGCTTTCTCTGTGCCTTCCTCAAAGCTGGAAACTGGTAGATGGGTAGGAATAGTTTCCCAGTCATgctgtatgttgttgttgttccgttgcctggtcgtgtctgactctttgctaccccatggactgcagcacgccaggctttcctgtctctcaccatctcccggagtttgcccaagttcatatccattgcatcggtgatgccacccagccatctcatcctctgatgccctcttcttcttctaccttcaatttttcccagcatcagggacttttccactgagtcagctgtttgcatcaggtgatcaaaatactggagtttcagtttcagcatcagtccttccagtgaatattcagggttgatttcctttaagattgactggtttgatcttgctgtccaagggactctcaagagtcttctccaacaccacagttcgaaggcatcaattcattggtgctctgtcttctttatggtccagctctcacagccatacgtgaccactgggaagaacaTAGCCCTGACTATTTGGACCTTCCTCAGCGTGAATCATGATGTATGTTTCCTCCCAAATCCAAAGAGACCCATCAAGTACTAGGCTCCTTCTATGAGGAAGGAAGTCTAAAGTGCAGCAACCTTGGCCTTTGCTTTGGAGTAAATGTCCTGATGTGTTCAGGCCACAAACTCTAGGGTTTTAATGTAGTGTCAGGCTATTATATTTTCACTGGATTCATCTCACACCCTTTGGCACCTGCTATTTTCCATGTTTTGTGTTCTGTCCATATGAGGCCTCCAGCATGGCTGCCTGTGGGATGAAGTGACAGATACGTGGATTGACTCTTGATATCTATGCCACCATCTTTCTACCTGAGGAGCTGTAAAGCTAAAAacatttcccagactcccttgcagctaagGTTCTAGATGAGATTTAGGAAAACAGAAGTGAGGCAGAAGGCATTTTTCTGCAGCAGTGGCTATGGGCAAGCAAGATCTGCTTGAAATACCTGGAGTGATTTCTGTTTCCTGCACTGGACTGCATGGTCCAGATGGTAACagagtaaaaatgtaaaaattcctGTAGACTACATTAGGGCTTGGAGCAGAAGGGTTGGCTTTTCTTTGGGGCAAGATTATAAAGCTAACTGCTTCTTTTATTCTCTgccacaatggaaaaaaatacatggttttttccaatgaagTTTGGGGGGTTGTGCTGGTATACTTTTCCCCCCAAAACCACATCTGGAACAGCTTTTGCAATTGGAGTCACTGTCTGATTAAGTTTACAATATTATTCTGTGTTCTTCAAGACCATCTATCTTGTCTGAAGAATGGATATACATGTGACAAAAATCACTATGTCTGCATATTCAAAGTCATTAATGGTGGAGTTAATCTCTTCAATTCTCTcaggatttttaattttaatttacatattgGTGGGCATGATGAACTTCAATAATATCTAGttcatttttcttataataaaaacttttaacatgttgtctaggagCCAGTGTAGGATTCTGTCAATGATTTAAGATATTTATTCCAATTACACAAATGAGAACAAAGACTAGCACATGCCTAGATCAGTCCTTAAATGGACTTTGATCAAAACTCCATTTATGGCCTAATTCCCTATACTTCATATTGTCTCTTAGTACTTAATTTCTCATCTGTTCTTTTGTCATCTCCTTTGTACTCCCAGGACTAGAGGCCTGCAAATTATATATTTCCCAGATTCCTTTGCTAGCTGGGTTCCCGTTAGTTTCTGCCAATGGGAGACAACTAGTTATGTTTTTTTGTTAATAGATATTTTCTAATCTCCATATGTATTGAAAAcatcttctcccattctatgtttgccttttttctttgtttattaaaaaaattttatttatttatttttggttgtactgggtcttgcTGCccgtgggctttctttagttgcattgagcaggggctgctctagTTGTGGTTCTTGGGTTTcctattgtggtggcttctcattgcagagcacggaCTCCAGGGCATgttggcttcagtagttgcagcagatgggctcaatagttgtggcacttgggcttagttgccccacagtacatagaatcttcctgggccaggaatcaaacccatgtcccctgcattggcaggtggattctttttttttttttttttcacacagtttACCAGTTTATTTgtcctaaataaataaagtcGGAGAATATCCATACTCCCACGATGTCTTTCCCAAAAGAGCAGCTTAAGATATAGATGCATATTTTTGCAGCGCGTGTTCTCAAGTTAGGCTCAGGAGAGTGTTTGTCCTGGCTTGTGCAGGACTGGATCTGGCTATGAAGACTCTCCCCAGGTTCCCTTCTCTGCTTCGGACCTGAGTCCCCTGCTAGGACCCCTACGTCCTGTTCCTCCTCTTGGAGCACCTGCCGCCTCTCCTCTCTGTAGCTCACAGGGAGCAGCACCCACAGCTGTGTGGCCCTGTGGCCGGCCGCTCGCAGAGAGCTCTGTCCTGTATCACCAGCTACCACTGCAGGCCCCTTGCCAACCCCTCACCCTGGAAGTAGCTCACCCAGGGCAAAGGgagggcaggtggattcttaaccactggaccaccaggaaagtccacttGGTTATATTTGAAGGTGGAAGGGAGAAAGTCTTCTGCTTCAGGAGGTGCCTTATCTTTGGCAGCAGAAGGTACTCTGGCATCATCAGTAGTGAGTGTGGGGTTGGGCACACTTAGGCATCAGCCTAAGAGTGCAAGTAGCTTCCTGGGTTCCAGAGACTTCCGTCTTTCACCACTAGCTTCCAGCATTTCCAATATCTTTGTCACTAATCCATGCATTACATTCTCTGTGCTTGAAATATGTAGGGTGGTGTCTGTTTTCCAACTGGTACTGATTCACACATTTCCATAAACCCACACTCTTTTGCAGCACAGGGGAATTATAGGTGCCTAGAAAAAAGTGTGGCCAGTGTCTGAGCACACGTTCTTTGGATCAGGCAGGAAAAAGACTCACAGTATGATCTTACGGTATTTTTGTTGTATCTCTCCTTAAGggtccttgattttctttttccttagtggTCAGAGCATTTGTAAATTGATTTGGATATGGGGATTAGATGAAAGCTCAAATTTGTTTATTATGTCAGTAGAAGCCTTTGTTCACTGGACCCAGaagtgtttttttcttgttattgttataaaaactaaatgggagaaaaaacCTAAATGGGAACTGTTAATGATTACTCAGTTGCTTTCAAAGACTTCTGTGGATCAAACCACTGTGATTTCATGCCCACTATGCTTCTTATTGATAACCCTTCCCATTTTGTATTTGATGGGTAGTTGCTCCCACCTGACTCCACCACCCCAGAATCCTCCCATCCTCCCTGAGCTGAGTCTATTTCAATTGTAGACCCGATTACCACCATTCCTGACTCACAGAGGATGGTCGGAAGAGTGCTTTTTAATGATTTTGGCATGTCCCTCATCAATTGTCCTTCAgctttgttgctgctgctgctaagtcgcttcagtcgtgtctgactctgtgtgaccccatagacggcagcccaccaggctcccccgtccctgggattctccaggcaagaacactggagtgggttgccatttccttctgcaatgcatgaaagtgaaaagtgaaagtgaagtcactcagtcctgtccgactctatgagaccccatggactgcagcctaccaggctccttcgtccataggattttccaggcaagagtactggagtggggtgccattgccttctcctcagcTTTGTTAAAGGAAGTAAATTttggatcttttcaaagaatataataaaggcTTGGTCAGCAAGATGCATATATATAGATTTAATAAATCATCCTGCCTCTTGAAATCTTTGAATTTCTTCCTCTGGTTTATGCCAAGAGATTTTGACTGTCATACAAATTAATGATGGGTCAGTATTGTATCCACATTTGCATAAACTAACACTTCAAATTGCTAGAATAACAGCTGCCAGCTGTCAGAGGGAGCATACTGAATGCAGACTCTCCAGTAAGCACACTCAGATCGATACATTCATTTTGATCTGAAATTTTATTCAGGCTTTACTTAAGTACCCTCCAAATCCCCCTCACAAATAGTCTCCTGCTTTTCCATTATATAAAATAGCAAATTGCTgcaattttttctttcagcagaCGTCctcttgccctttttttttttttggtctgcatTTTATCCTGTAAGATATGAAGGTTTGAACTTTGGTTCTGGCTTGGACTTGGTTCTAGGGGCAAGAAAGGACTTAAGTTTTCTCCAGCAACGGGGGTTCAGCCTTACCGATTAAGAGGATCAAAATCTTCAGACAAGAGAGGAGAGAACACTTCCTTATGGCTTAGTAGACCTTCTACGCTCTTGCTAAGAAATTTAGTTCGGTCTTACTACGTGGATTAAACGTATTTGAAGAATCTGTCTTAATTGACCTACACTTAACTGATTTGCTTGAGTAACTGTACTGTCCATGACCACTTTTTTCCTCCacgcttttatttatttatttatttttgcaaagtTACTTTTAATACTTTGGGGTGAGCCCCACAGGAATAAAAAGCACTGGTAACCCCCAAGAGTGGCCCAGGGGGAGAGAGGCTACCCGAGGGGTAGGAAGCACAGGCGGGACCCGCCGCAGACTCGGGGCGAAGGGCGTGCTATCGGTGCCGGGACCGTGAGCCCAGAGGAGAAACCGCGAGCGTGACGGGGCTGGCTCCAGGCACACGGGCGGAGGGCGAGAGGGTTGGACACGAAGCCACAAAGCTACCTGggctcctctttcttctcctttgcctttttctgcTTCTGCTGCATGATCTCCGAGTCCCTCTCCTTGGGGGCGGCAGCAGGAAGCCCGTCATCTCGGCGATTTCCCTTAACCGAGTCGCTCTGCTTTTTCACATTCTTCTGGAGGGCGAGCTTGCGCTGGCGATGGCAACCGCTCCGGCCTGCCTCCGTTGCGTCCCCTCGTTCAGTACGACGTTACAGGCCCCTCTCCTTCCACGCTTTTAAACAAAGTTGAGGTGCTCAACATTTGCtcattcttagagaaatgcaaatcaaaaccacaatgaggtatcatctcacaccagtcagaatgtccataatcaaaaagtctacaaacaataaagtctggagagggtatggagaaaagggaacccttttacactgttggtaggaatgtaaactgataacaaccactatggagaacagtatggagattccttaaaaatctaggaataaaactaccatacgatccagcaatctcactactgggcatgtaccctgaggaaaccagaattgaaaaagacgtGTATActccaatattcactgcagcactatttacaatagctaggacatgggagTAACCTAGAgatcatcagcagatgaatggataaggaagttgtggtacataaacacaatggaatattactcagctataaaaaggaatgcatttgagccagttctaatgaggtggatgaacctagagcctattatacagagtgaagtaagtcagaaagagaaggacaaataccgtatattaatgcatttgtatggaatctagaaagatggtattgatgatCCTATCTGCatggcagcaaaggagacacagacgtaaaaaacagacttctggactcactgggagaaggaaagggtgggatgatttgagagaatagcattgaaacatacatataatatatctaaaatatatgtaaaaataaatgtaaatatatgtaaaatataaatatacatatgtaaaacagataaccaatgtGAATTTGATGTATGACACAGGGCACCCAAAACCggtgctctatgacaacctagagtgatagagtgaggagggaggtgggagggaggttcaggatggaggggacacatgtttacctatggctgattcatattgatgtgtggcaaaaacaatcacaatattgtaaaggaattatccttcaattaaataaataaattaaaaaatctgagaTAGAATTCATATAACATACAATTCaccatttaaaagtatataatttagggacttccctggtattccGGTGGCTTAAGAATCCtctttgcagtgcaggggacacgggttccatttctggtccaggaactaagatcccacatgctgtggagccacTAAGCCTgagagccaaaactactgagcctgcaccaCATTGAAAGGTCCCTCATGAcaacaactaagacctgatgcagtcaaaacaaattttttaaagtttttttttaagtatatgatTTAGTGGCATTTAGTGTTTGCACAACATAGTACAACTACCATCTCTCtagtttctactttttttttaatcactccaGAAAATTACCTCATATTCTTATTTTCCCCTCCCCCATTCCCTGGTAACTACTAACCTACTTTCTGTACCTATGGGTTTGTCTATTCTGGGTATGTTATATAAAAGGAATCAAACAAAatatggtcttttgtgtctggctttttcacttggcatgtttttgagattcatgcaACTTGTAGTATATATCAAtactttgttctttcttatgattgaatagtattccattgagtGTTTATACCACATTTTGCCTATCCAtgtatctgttgatggactttgTGTTTTTGTCCATTATGAATAGGGCTGATAAATATATTTGTGGTTAAGTTTCTCtgtgaatatatgttttcattttcttgggtatatacctaagagtAAATATATTACTATATTTCTGGGTCATATTGTAATCCTATccaactttttgaggaacttatTAAAACTTTCCACGATagatgtaccattttacattcttgtCAGCAATGTACAAGAGTTTCTATCTCTCCATAGCCTTGTGACCTTTGTTAttatattatctgtctttttgattaaAGCCGTATTAGTGGatgtaaagtggtatctcattgtggttttgatttgcatttccttaattgcatttccttaatcctttgcatttccttaattaccaatgatgctgagcatctttcatgtaTGTACTGGACATATGTATCTCTTCTTTGAAGAAacatctattcaagtcctttactcattttaaattgggttgtttgtctatttgttgttgagttgtaagagttctttatatactctgaAACCTTATTAGATATATAATTTGGACATATTTTCTCTAATTATGTAAGCTGCTTTCACAtctttgagaaaacaaaatttttaatgttttgaaatccaaattatctattttctcttttgtttggcCTTTTGTTGTGAAATCTAAGAATCCATTGCCAGATGTGAAGTTGTGAAGATTTACCTCTGTTTTTttctaagggttttatagttttagatctTATACTTAGGTCAATGATTCATTTTCATTAACTTCTGTATATGGGGTGAGGTAGGGATCCAACTTCCTTCTTCTGTACATGGTTATCCAGTTgttccagtaccatttattgaaaagactattcttccCCTATTGGTCTTGACTTACTTACTGGAAGTCAGTAgatgtttgggtttatttctggactctcaattctattccttgatttatttatctattcttataccagtaccacactgtattgatgattgtagctttgtagtaagtttttttgttttttttttttaatttttaaatttatttatttggctgctctgggtcttagttgtagcatgtgggatctagctccctgaccaggggtcgaacctgggcctcctgcactgggagctcagagtcccagccatggaccaccagggaagtccctgtagtaagttttgaaatcagaaagtctgAGTTTTccagctctatttttctttttcaatattgctttggctattcagagttcCTTGCAGTTCCACATGAATTTGAGAATCAGTTTCtctatttctgaaagaaaaaaaagggccATTGGAGTTTTagtagggattgtgttgaatctgtagattgctgaGGGACGTTATTGTTATCTTAATAATATTGTCTTCTAATCTGTAAACATGAAATgtcttcccatttatttagacctttttaaatttcagcaatgttttctagttttcagtACACAAGTTTTTTACCTCCTTGATtacattcctaggtattttattctgttgcatgctattgtaaatggaattgttttcttgatttccttttcagattattCATTGCTGGAATATAGAATCAAAACTGGTTTTTGTGTGTTGTCCATTCTCTCTTTAAATATACTGACTGAtgtccacagcatgtgggatgctCATGGCTAATTGGTTACACTCTAACCCATGCTGATCCAAACAGGTAAGATGTACTTACCAAGACTTATTTCCCACTTTCTTATAAACACAATCCTGAGACAGCAATATTCCCGGCTAAGAAATTACATTCTCTTACAGGCAAGAGTGGTCATATGACTACATTCTGGCTAACAAAATGTAAGTAGGAATTATTGGGTAGGGTTTCCAGGAAAGCTCTTTAAAAAGATGAGCTAGTTCAGTTGGTATATATCTTTTGCCCTTTTATgttccccttcttccttcctggaGCTTGACTTTAATGACTGGAGCGCCAGTAGTTATCCTATGACCCAGAAAGAATCTTAAATATGAAAGCTGTGTACTAGATGATAGACAGGATAACAAAAGGACCTAAGTCCTTGATGATTTTGTGGAATGTCACAGCCCTGGCTGCCTACCTCTGGACTTCTCAtttcattagaaaaattaaatccaGAATTTAAGTTTTAGGTTTTTCAGGTCTCTATCACTTAAAATTCCTACTTTAATCAGAATTTCTGTTTCTGCAGACAACAAAATCCACCTTAAAGAGGGTAGATTCAAGGAGGAGGTAGGGTCTGGGGCAATGAAGAAGCAGATTTTTGCAGGCTGGAAAACAGGTGAGCCTTCTATTACAGaagtgaaatacacacacacacacacacacacacacacacacacacacacatgctgctcagtcacttcagtcacgtccaactctttgcaactccatggactgtagtccaccaggctcctctgtccatgggatttctcaggcaagaatactgctgtgggttgccatgccttcctccagggcatcttccttgactaagtgattgaactcacatttcctgtgtctcctgaacagTGCAGGGcgattccttaccgctgagccacgggggaagtcCCATACGTACATATGACCAAATCATTTTGTTGTgtagaagaaattaatacaacataacattgtaaatgaactataattcaataaaataaaaaataaagtaacaagtGAAATATTTATTCCCAATGTTGTCTGTCTTATCTTGGTAAAGCAggtcacagggacttccctggtggtccagtggtgaagaattcatcttgcattgcaggggatgagggttcaatccctggtaggggaactaagatgccacatgtccCAGGGCAACTAGGCCCTCTCGCTGAAACTATTGAGCTCATGTGCTGCAGCTAGAGTCTATGCACACAAGGAAAGATCCCGCCTGACTCaatgaagatcccgcatgctgcaactaagacccaacacagccaagtaaactattttttttaaaagaagaaagcaggTCATAAACCAACTGAGGCATTAGCTTTAGGGGCAGGGGTAGGAAAATTCGGATTGTTGGTTCATGCTGGCTCCTTGCTACATTTAGTAAAGTCCTTTGATGGAAAGATGTCCTACTCACAGTAGGGCAAGCCAGATTGCAAGAAGAGATGATTGGAGCATAGCTTTACTAAGGAAGGAACTCTGCTTAAACCCTGAGATCTAAATTGACTAGAACCTCATAATTTGGTCTCTTGCACAACTGAAAAAGCCACCTGCTTCTGTTTCCCAAACTGGACAGGCCATTCCTGGTGCCAGCAAAGTGGCTGCCTTGAAAGAAGATAAGACTGTGGTTTCgggaccttttaaaaatatctttcaccTGCCAGTGCTCGTGTGTAGGCtcagtccttcagttgtgtccaactctttgctaccccatggactgtagcccgccaggctcctctgtccatgggattctccaggcaagaatactggagtgggttcccattcccttctccaggggatgttcctgacc carries:
- the LOC122426121 gene encoding small EDRK-rich factor 2-like yields the protein MGLPPWLSGDATEAGRSGCHRQRKLALQKNVKKQSDSVKGNRRDDGLPAAAPKERDSEIMQQKQKKAKEKKEEPR